In the genome of Mogibacterium neglectum, the window CCTCATACGCATTATATATCACTTATAAAGCGTTATGCAACAGTGCGAGCACGGTGCTAAGATCGTTTACTCCCATCTGTCCAGGAGCCGATGCTTTCCCAGCAGCGCCAAATGTTAATGATGATCCAAATACTTCACCGCAAAGTCTCGAAATAACACCAGTTCCAGCCATAGACATGGTGATGATAGGACGTTCTGCATAATCACTATACATCTCCTCTGTAGCAGCTAGGAGCGTTAAGACATCTTTCTTGTTTGTTGGCATCACCGCTATCTTAAGAATATCTGCACCTAAATCCTGCATTTTGCGAAGCCTTGAAATAATGTCATCTTTATCTGGAGTCTTGTCGAAATCATGATTCGAAGCAATTACCTTAACCCCTGCATTGTGAGCTCCGGCGATAATTTTCTTCACGACGTCATCTCCAGTGAATACTTCCACATCAATTAAATCAACGTATCCAGTCTCTGCGACCTTGATATTAAACATTGCATAATCATCGATCTCAATAGACTTTTCACCACCCTCCTTTGATGTACGGAAAGTCATTAACAATGGAGTATCTCCGAGAACTGCTCTTAGGTCTTTGAGCGTATCTTTTACCTTGCTAAAATCAAATACATTCTCAAACCAATCGACACGCCATTCAACTACATCTACCGGGATATTATCGAAGCTCTTTGCCTCTGCCAATATATCTTCTTTAGTCACACCAACGATAGGTACACAAATCTTAGGTACGCCTGAACCAATTTCAACATTTCTAACTTTCACTGTATTCATAGCCTTGTGCCTCCTCTATTCCTTATTAATTTCTATCATCTTCGAATAGCGCATATTTACGAATAGTCCAAGTATTACACCCACTGCTGTTAGCACTATATTCATCATCATTACGCCAGATGGACTCATCTTTGCTGCAGCTGTAAGCAATGTGTAATTGCAAAGAGAAGATGCTATCATAACGAGTGCGGTAACAGTTCCCTTAATCTTAGGGAAAATCATGTTGCATACAGATGTCGCAATCTGAAGCAATCCACCGGCTCCTGCCCAACCGATGATAAATGCACCTAAGATACACAATGTCTGAGATTTTACAAGATATACAGAAATCATAGTCACTAGACAGATAACTGGGTAAACAAAGATAAAACGAACATCTTTAATCTTCTTAGTTAATAGAGCAGTAAAAATCAGTGCGAGGAAGGTTCCCAGTGAGTAATATGTCTGCATCTTTGATGGATCTTCCCAACCTACATCCTCTTTAGCAAAGTTTTGCGCACAATTCAGCCATAGCTGGAATGTACCTGTTGTAGTAAATCCGATAAGAATCATAGCGATGGACTCCACTGAAAAGTGAGTAGTTTTAATGTTCTGAATAAGTCCTTCCTTCTTCTCTTTTTTAGCATCTGCATCAGGAAGTGGCAAGAATAATATCAGTGCTGCAAGAATAATATAGCAAACGCCTGCAACATAGAATAGTGTATTATATGACTTCATACCTGCTGCTGTTGTAGTAACAGTTATTCCTAAAATAAATGGAATCATCATCTGGGAGATAGAAATAAAGAACTTAATTCCCATTGTAGCAACGCTTGGGTTCTTTGAGAATATCTCCCCGACACCTGGATAAATTCCTGTATCAAGGAATGAATTTGCTATACCTCCGACGATAGCACAGATATAAGCTATCTGGTATCCACCATGAGATCCAGCATTGAAGGCTGCCGCTAGACCGATAAGATAAATGGCGTATGAAAGTCCACCTATGATGCAAGAAACGCGTCTTCCCAGTTTATCTGAAAGCGGTCCTGCGAATGGTAAAGCAATAAGACGTCCTAGTCCAAGTGCCGCCGAAATAGCTGTGATTGCCATAGCCTCGACTCCCCAGCTAGCGGCAAGTGTGTCTTTAATAAGTGCTTGACCTAAAATGGCAGCTCCTATACCGTGTAAAAAATAGTTTAAGTACATAACTAATGCACTTGGCAAATACTTCTTGTTCATTTGTGTTCTCCTCATCACAAAGTTGATTTAATAATTCAAATTTCTAAAATGTATCACAGATATATAAACGTCACCTAACTTTATATGTTAAATACTTAACTAATATTTGTGTATAGTTTATCAATATTTTCAAATGTATTCCAATGCTAATTAATAGCATAATTAATGCACTAAAGGTATTGATGATATATAATCACTATAACATAGCAAATCTAATTGAATACAAATACATTGAGCATAATATTATCGAGGTGCGACTATGACATTGAATCAATTACGTTATTTTTTAGCGGTGGCTGAACATGAAAATTACCGAAAGGCAGCTGAGAAGCTTTATATCTCCCAGCCTTCATTATCGCGCTCAATATCATCTCTCGAGACAGAACTGGGCGTACTGCTGTTCGATAAGAATGGCCGAGGAATAGAGCTCACCAAGGAAGGAAGAATATTCCTTATATATGCTGAAAGAATTATTCGTGAATGTGATGTAGCTCTTAACCGAATGCAGGAAATAGCAAAGGGCGGCGGTCAGATCGATATAGGTTATGTATACCCGTTGGCTAACCATTACATTCCCAATCTCGTTCGATCATTTCTTGCACAGGAAGATAATGAAAATATTTCCTTTAACTTTTATCAAGGACATACCC includes:
- the aroD gene encoding type I 3-dehydroquinate dehydratase, with amino-acid sequence MNTVKVRNVEIGSGVPKICVPIVGVTKEDILAEAKSFDNIPVDVVEWRVDWFENVFDFSKVKDTLKDLRAVLGDTPLLMTFRTSKEGGEKSIEIDDYAMFNIKVAETGYVDLIDVEVFTGDDVVKKIIAGAHNAGVKVIASNHDFDKTPDKDDIISRLRKMQDLGADILKIAVMPTNKKDVLTLLAATEEMYSDYAERPIITMSMAGTGVISRLCGEVFGSSLTFGAAGKASAPGQMGVNDLSTVLALLHNAL
- a CDS encoding MFS transporter: MNKKYLPSALVMYLNYFLHGIGAAILGQALIKDTLAASWGVEAMAITAISAALGLGRLIALPFAGPLSDKLGRRVSCIIGGLSYAIYLIGLAAAFNAGSHGGYQIAYICAIVGGIANSFLDTGIYPGVGEIFSKNPSVATMGIKFFISISQMMIPFILGITVTTTAAGMKSYNTLFYVAGVCYIILAALILFLPLPDADAKKEKKEGLIQNIKTTHFSVESIAMILIGFTTTGTFQLWLNCAQNFAKEDVGWEDPSKMQTYYSLGTFLALIFTALLTKKIKDVRFIFVYPVICLVTMISVYLVKSQTLCILGAFIIGWAGAGGLLQIATSVCNMIFPKIKGTVTALVMIASSLCNYTLLTAAAKMSPSGVMMMNIVLTAVGVILGLFVNMRYSKMIEINKE